Below is a genomic region from Actinomadura sp. NAK00032.
TCAGCTACTGGCAGACCGGCTGCTGCGCCTTCCCCCTCACCGGCAAGGGCACGCTCGGCCCGGCGGCCTACTCGATGACGATCAGCGGGTCGGGCGCTGCCCGCAAGCCGGTGCGCGCCGTGATCGTCCAGGACCGGCTGTACGTGCGGGCCGGCAAGAAGTGGCGGCCGTCGGCGTTCGGCGGGCGCGGCTACCCGGCGGTGGCCGACCAGGTCCGCCAGGGCAGCTCCGTCGCCAACCTCACCACCCTGCTGCGGACGGCGACCAAGCTCACCAAGTCGGGAACGATCTACGAGGGCGCGGCGCCCGCCGCGAAGCTGGCGCAGGCCCCCGGAGTCGGCCCCATGTACGCGCGGATGGCGCAGGCCACCGGTGCCGAGCAGATCACCTTCGCCATCAAGCTGGACGCCCGCCAGCGCCCGGTCAAGTTCTGGGTGCGCGCCGGTGCCGAGAAGGGCCGCAACCAGGTGCAGCACGGCTCCTACACCAAGTGGGGCGCCGAGCCCGCCATCAGCGCCCCGCGCTGACTCAGGCGCCCTCGCAGGCGTCCGCGAGGACTTCCAGGAGGCGCAGCGGGTCGGGCAGCGAGTCGCGCTCCGGCGGCCGCACCCAGGCCACCTCGCGCCCGTACGGCAGCACCGACGGCGGCGCGACCACGTAGCTGTCGCGGCAGTGCCACCGCATGCCCGGCGTCTCGGCGACGTCCTCGGGCAGGGTGTCGAGGTGGCACGACCACCACTCGTCCTCGTCGACGGGCGCGCCGCGGGTCGCGACGAAGAACAGGTACCGCTCGTCCCCGAACGACGCGACCGGACCGACGGGACGCTCGTCCCGCTCGATCCGGTCGAGGGCGATCGCGCCGGCGGCGGCCGGGACGTCGAACACGTCGAAGACCCGGCCCGTCGGCAGGATGATGTTGGCCTCCGGGCGTTTCTCCCACCAGCGCCCGATCACGTCGGGGTCGACGCTGGCCTGGTGCGCCCAGGCCGCCGATACCGGATGCGCGCCCGGGTCGGGACACCCGATCCGGTCGCAGGAGCACGCCCGGTCGGCGCCGACGTGGGCGCCCGGATAGCACGGCCACCCGAGCTCCGCGTACTCCCGCGCGACCGCGGCCATCCCGTTGTTCCGTGCCGCCTTCTGCCGCCTGTGCCCAGTGACCGCCAGCATCTCGCCCCCCAATAGCCCAAGGTCGCGCGTGGGTTCCTTGGTTACCGATGATGCCCGCCCGCGTCACGCCCAGACACGGCAACCCCCAGAAAACAACCCTAAGTAACTAGGGCCCCGGGGCTAACGCAACCTTCGTGCAGCCTCCGTGGCCCAGTAGGTGAGGATCATGTCGGCACCGGCGCGGCGGATCGAGACCAGGGACTCCATGATGGTGCGGTCGCGGTCGATCCAGCCCTTCTCGGCGGCGGCCTCGATCATCGCGTACTCGCCGCTCACCTGGTAGGCGGCGACGGGCACGTCCACCGTGTCGCGGACGCGGCGGACGATGTCGAGGTAGGCGCCGGCGGGCTTCACCATCACCATGTCGGCGCCCTCGTCGAGGTCGAGGAGGACCTCGCGGATCGACTCGTCGGCGTTGGCCGGGTCCTGCTGGTGGGTGGAGCGGTCGCCGAACTGCGGCGCGCACTCGGCGGCGTCGCGGAACGGACCGTAGTACGCGGACGCGTACTTCACCGAGTACCCCAGGATCGCGACGTCGGGGTGGCCGGAGGCGTCCAGCGCCTGCCGGATCACGCCGACCTGGCCGTCCATCATGCCGGACGGGCCGACCACCGCCGCGCCCGCCTCGGCCTGCGCGACCGCGATGGAGGCGTACCGCTCCAGCGTGGCGTCGTTGTCGATCTCGCCCGCGTCGGTGAGGATGCCGCAGTGCCCGTGGTCGGTGTACTCGTCCAGGCACAGGTCCGTCATGACGACGGTGGCGTCGCCGAGGTCGGACGCGAGGTCGCGCAGCGCGAGCTGGACGATCCCGTCGGGGTCGTCGGCGGCGGAGCCGGTGCCGTCCTTCACCGCCGGGATCCCGAACAGGATGAGTCCGCCGACGCCGGCCTCGGCCGCCTCGTGCGCGGCCTTGCGCAGGCTGTCGCGGGTGTGCTGGAACACGCCCGGCATGGACGCGACCGGCTGCGGCTCGGTGATCCCCTCCTTGACGAACATCGGCAGGATGAGATCGGCCGGCGCGAGCCGCGTCTCGGCGACCAGCCGGCGCAGCGCGGGCGTGCGGCGCAGCCGCCGCGGCCGGGCGACGGGAAACTGTGCGGACATGGGTTCCTCTGGGTGGTCTACTTCCGGCGCCGGGCCCCCCGGCGCATCTGGCTGGGCTTGCGGAGCGGGTCCCCCGCCTCGATCTGGGCCGCCCGCCGGTTCGCACCGTACTCCGCGAGCGCCTCGGCGAGGGCCGATACGGACGGCTTGTCCGCCATGACGTCGACGCGCAGCCCGTACTCCTCCGCGGTCTTGGCGGTCTGCGGGCCGATCACCGCGATCACCGTCACGTTGTGCGGCTTGCCGGCGATGCCGATCAGGTTCTTCACCGTGGACGACGAGGTGAACAGCACCGCGTCGAACCCGCCGCCCTTGATCGCCTCGCGGATCGGGGCGGGCGGCGGCGCGGCGCGGACCGTCCGGTAGGCGGTCACGTCCTCGCACTCCCAGCCGAGCTCGGTCAGCCGGGCGATCAGCACGTCGGTGGCGATGTCGGCGCGCGGCAGCAGCACCCGGTTGATCGGGTCGAGGTCCTCGTCGTAGGGCGGCCACTCGCGGGCCAGGCCCTCGCCGGACTGCTCCCCGGCCGGGACGAGGTCGGGCTGGATGCCGAACTCGACCAGCGCGGCGGCGGTCTGCTCGCCGACCGCGGCGACCTTCAGCCCGGCGAACGCGCGGGCGTCGAGGCCGTAGTCGACGAACTTCTCCCGGATCGCCTTGACCGCGTTGGTGGAGGTGAACACCACCCACTCGTAGCGGCCGGTGACGAGGCCCTTGACGGCCCGGTCCATCTGCTGGGGGGTGCGCGGCGGCTCGACGGAGATCGTCGGGACCTCGTCGGGGACGGCCCCGTACCCGCGCAGCTGGTCCGACAGCGACGCGGCCTGCTCCTTGGTGCGCGGCACCAGCACCCGCCAGCCGAACAGCGGCTTGGTCTCGAACCACGACAGCCGGTCGCGCCAGGCCACGACGTCCCCCACGATGATCATGGCGGGCGACTCCATGCCCTTGGTGTCGGACGCGAGCTTGCTCAGCGTCGAGACGACCGTCTCCTGCTCGGTGGTGGTGCCGAGGCTCGTCATCGCGGCCGGGGTGGAGTCCGGGCGACCAGCCGCGACCAGGCCCTTGGACACCTCGGCGACCGCGCCCTCCGCGCCGATGATGACGAGCGTCGCGGAGTCGCTCGCGAACGCCTCCCAGTCGACGCCGCCGGACGAGGCGTCCACGAACCGGAACTCGCGGTGCTCGGGGTCGGTCAGCGGGATGCCCGCATAGCCCGGCACGCCCGTCACCGCCGACACGCCCGGCACGACCTCGAACGGCACGCCCGCCTTGTGCAGCGCGGCGCCCTCGACGGCCAGTCCGCAGGCGACGCCGGGGTCGCCGGCGAACATCCGGACCACGCGCCGGCCGGCCTGGGCGGCGCGGACGGCCATCTTCACCGGGTCGCCCTCGGCGGTATCGACGATCTCGGCGTCCGCGCGGCAGTGCGCGAGGACGTCGGCGGGACAGTGCGCGCGGCTGACGATGACGGTGTCGGCGCGCTCCAGCTCGGCGGCGGCGCGCAGCGTCAGCAGCCCCGGGTCACCGGGGCCCATGCCGACGATCGCGACCGTCCCCGGCTCCGTCGTCCGGCGCACCGCCGGGGACGCGGCCGGCGCCGCGCCCCTCGCGGTCTTGCCGGTCTTGCTCTCGCCCGCCCTGCTCTCGGCGGCGGTGCTCTTCGCGGCGGGGCTCAATCGCGCTCCCCCATCAACTGGTCGGCCCCCTGCGCGAGCAGCCGGGCCGCGAGGTCGCGGCCGATCTGCTCGGCGGCATCCGGGTGGCCGCTTGCGGACAGCCTGATCTGCCGGCTCCCGTCGTAGGCGGCGACGGTCGCGGTCAGATGCAGCTCTTCATCTACTTCGGCAGCGTATGTTCCCACGGGCGCGGAGCAGCCCGCCTCCAGCACCGCGAGGATCGTCCGCTCGGCGGTGACGGCGCGCCTGGTCGGGGCGTCGTCGACCGTTCCAAGCAGCTCCAGCAGGTCGGCCCGGTCGGCGCGGCATTCGAGGGCGAGCGAGCCCTGGCCGGGCGCGGGCAGCATCTGGTCGGGGTCGAAGACCTCGCCGACCTCCGCCAGCCGCCCGATGCGCTTCAGGCCCGCGTGCGCCAGCACCACGGCGTCCAGCTCACCGTCGGCGATCTTGCGGAGCCGGGTGTCGGCGTTGCCGCGGATCGGGACGATCTCCAGGTCCGGGCGGAGCGCGCGCAGCTGCGCGACGCGGCGCGGCGAGCCGGTGCCGACGCGGGCGCCGCGCGGCAGGTCGGCCAGCTTGGACGGCCCGCACAGCGCGTCGCGGGGGTCGTCGCGGCGCGGCGTCGCGGCCAGCGCGATGCCCGGCGTCTGCGACGTCGGCAGGTCCTTCAGCGAGTGCACGGCGAAGTCCACCTCACCGGACAGGATCTTGTCGCGGAGGGCGTTGACGAACACGCCCGTGCCGCCGATCTGGGCGAGCAGGGCCTTGGAGACATCACCTTGCGTCGTTACCCCGACCAGCTCCACGGCATGCCCGGTCAGCCGGGTCAACGCGTCCGCGACGCCCTGCGACTGCGTCGTCGCCATCAGGCTCTTGCGGGTGCCGAGCCGCAGCGCGCGGCCCTTGCCAGTAGTCACGTCTCGTCTCCTTCGCGCCCCGGAGCCGCGTCCCGGGCGCTGACCGCCCGGACGCTCGCGGCCTGGGCGTTCACCGTCTCCACGTTCACACCGTCCGGCGGCACGGCGCCCGGCACGGTGCTCACCACGTTGCTCGCCGAGTTGCCCGCGGGCATCGGCGCGGGGCTGACGCAGTCCGCCTCCGCGCACTCCGGCGCGATCTCGGCGGCGGGCTCGTCCTCGCGCATGTCGGCGCGGGCCACCGCCTGGGGGGCCTTGGGGTCCAGGTCGAACAGCTCGCGCAGCGCGTCGGCGTAGGAGTCGCCGCCCGGCGCCGCCGCCAGCTCCTTGACCCGGACGGTCGGCGCGTGGAGCAGCTTGTCCACCACGCGCCGCACGGTCTGCTCGATCTCCTTGCGGTCCCGCTCGTCCAGCTCCGGCAGCCGGCCGGTCAGCCGGGCCAGCTCCGCGTTCACCACGTCCGCGGCCTTGCTGCGCAGCGCGACCACGGTCGGCGCCACGGCGGCGGCGCGGGCGGCGCTGAGGAACGCCTCGACCTCCTCGCACACGATCCGCCGGACGGCCTCGACGGCCGCCGGGCCGATCGCCTTCGCGGCCTCCTGCGCGGTGCGCAGGTCGTCCAGGCCGGCCAGCTCGACGCCGGGCAGGTCGCCGACGGACCGCTCGATGTCGTGCGGCAGCGCCAGGTCCAGGAAGAACCGGCGCCGCCCGTCGTCTCCGACGCCGCGCGCCGTCAGCTGCGCGGCCGTCAGCACCAGGCCGGTCGCGCCGGTGCAGGACACCACGAGGTCGGCGCCGGCGAGCGCGTCGTCCAGGTCGGCCAGGTCGATCGCGCGGGACGGGACGTCCAGCGACTCGGCGAGGCGGGCGGCGTTCGCGTACGTGCGGTTGGCGATCACCACCTCGCCCGCACCGGCGCGGCTCAGCGTGGCGGCCGCCAGCGAGCTCATCGAGCCGGCGCCGACCACCAGCGCGCGCGTCCCGTCCAGCGGGCCGAGGTGCCGGGCGGCGACGTCCAGGCCCACGCTGACCAGCGACGCGCCGGCCTTGTCGATGCCGGTCTCGTGGTGGGCGCGCTTGCCCACCCGCAGCGACTGCTGCAGGACGTCGTGCAGGTCGCGGCCGAGCGTCCCCTCGTCCTGCGCGAGCTTGAACGCCTGCCGGATCTGGCCGAGGATCTGGCCCTCGCCGACGACCATCGACTCCAGCCCGCACGCCACCGCGAACACGTGCTGGACGGCCCGCTCCTCGTAGTGGACGTACAGGTGCCGGGACAGGTCGTCCATCGGGACGCCGGAGTGCAGCGCCAGCAGCTCGGAGATCGCGGAGACGCCGCCGTGGAACTTGTCGACCACGGCGTAGATCTCGACCCGGTTGCACGTCGAGACGATCGCGGCCTCGACGACGTTCGCCGAGTCGTGCACCGCGTGCAGCAGCTTGACCAGGTCGTCCCCGGCCACCGCGGCCCGCTCCAGCACCGCCACGGGCGCGCTGCGGTGACTGAGACCCACCACCAGAATGCTCATGCCGCGTCCTCGCTCATGATCGCCCGCCTCGTCCCCGCCCACTGCCGGTTCCGGTCCCCGCCGTGACCGCGCTCATGCTTCAACCGTCTCTACGTACTGCGAAGTCCCGGGCGGCGTGTCGCCCGGGACCAGCGGGGCGAAGCCGTCTGGTCCGCCGGCCTTGCGCTGCTCGTGGAACGCGAGGATCTGCAGCTCGATCGACAGGTCGACCTTGCGCACGTCGACCCCGTCGGGCACCGACAGCACGACGGGGGCGAAGTTCAGGACGCTGGTCACGCCCGCGGCCACCACGCGATCGCACACTCCCTGGGCGGCGCCCGCGGGGGTCGCGATCACGGCGATGGACACGCCGTGGCCCGCGATGATGTCCTCCAGCCCGTCGATGTGCTCCACCGTCATGCCGGAGATCTCCTGCCCGACGATGGCCTCGTCCGCGTCCAGCAGGCCCGCCACGCGGAAGCCGCGGGACGCGAAGCCGCCGTAGCCGGCGAGCGCACGGCCCAGGTTACCGACCCCGATGATCGCGATCACCCAGTCCTGGGTGAGGCCGAGCTCGCGGGAGATCTGGTAGACGAGGTACTCGACCTCGTAGCCGACGCCCCGGGTGCCGTAGGAGCCGAGGTGGGACAGGTCCTTGCGGAGCTTGGCCGAGTTCACGCCGGCGGCCGCCGCCAGTTCCTCGGACGAGACGGTCGCGACGCCGCGCTCCTGGAGCCCGGTGAGCGCCCGCAGGTACACCGGGAGCCGCGCGACGGTGGCTTCGGGGATGCCGCGGCCCGCGCGGTCGCGGTGCCGGTTCTGTCGAGGTGTCACGGCCTGCTCTTCAAGCTCGACGCTGGAGACGGGGCGCCGGATGGCCCCCTCGCCCCGGCCTGCGCGGCTCGGTAACGGCCTGACGACCGCGGCCCGACCGCCCCCAGGGCTGGCCACCAGGTTAAGCCTTTGTGAACACGCGCACAAAGTCACCCCCCGGTCGGACGGGCCGGGCGGACGCGCGGAAACGCCGCCCTACTGGGCCTTCCAGCCTACGGGCCCACAACCCGAATGTCGTTCGGATGTGACCGACCCGACACCCCCGGCGGGTTCTCGCCGGTCAGCGCGGCTTGCCGACGGCGGCGCGCAGCCGGGCCTCGTCGACACGCCAGAAGTCGTGCTGGACGCCGTTGACCAGCGTGACCGGGATCTGCTCCCAGTACCGCTCGTAGTCGGCCTCCGACTTCGTGATGTCCCGTTCCTCCCACGCGACCCCGAGGTCGCCGGCGACCCGCTCGATCACCGCGCGGGCGTCGTCGCACAGATGGCAGCCCGGCTTGCCGAGCAGCGTGATCATGATCTCGTCCGGCATCTCACCTCCCGGGGACGCCCGGCGCCGGCAGCGGCACCTTGGCCGGGCCGAGCTTCAGCTCGATCACGTTCGTCGCGAGCACGTGCGTGCGCGAATCCGCCAGGAACCGGCGCAGGTGCGCCTGCCCGCGGTGCGCGGCGAACGCCGCCTCGTCCCGGAAGAGCTGGTAGAAGATCCGCTGCGTGGGGCCGCCGACCACCTCGTGGCAGGCGAAGATCACCGTGTCCGGCTCGGCCGCCAGCGCGGCCTTCACCAGGTCGGCGGCGAGCCGGTCGAAGGCCTCCTCGCGGCCGTCCAGCAGCGTGTAGACGGTGATCTGGCCGCACGCGTTCGCCAGCTCCCCGCCGGCGGCGGGCGCCGGAGCGCCGGGCAGGCCGGGCAGCCCGGCGGGGCCGCCCAGGCCGTCGACGGCGGTCGGCCCGGCCGGGTTGTCGGGGAAGCGCAGCTCCTCGACGGACGGCTCCGGGAAGCGCAGCTCGCCGCGCCGCGGCTCGGGCGAGGGGGTCGGCGCCGGGACGGGCTCGGCCTTGGCCGCGTACGGCTGCTCCTCGTAGCCGGTCGCGGGCTGGTAGCCGTCCTGGTCGTCGTAGCCCTCGTAGTCGTCGTAGTCGCCGTCCTCGTCGTAGACGGGGATCGTGCGCATCGCGCCGTACCAGACGAGCCCGACCGCGGCGCCGAGCGCGATCACCGCGAGCGGCGCCGGCAGGAACCCGCGGGTGCCGCTGACGACCAGCACGCCCGCGAGCGCGACCAGCGCGACCGGGATCAGCAGCTCGGCGGCCTCCTGGTCCTGCTTGCTCGCCAGCCACGCGGTGACGCCGGTGCACGCGACCAGGGAGACCACCGCGACGACGTGCGCGCCGTCGACGAGCAGCAGCGGCAGCGCGTCGTAGGTGGAGCCCGGCTTGGGCAGGCTCTTGGAGAGCGAGCCCTTCAGCGGGTCCAGGATGAGGATCACGATCGCGACCACCGTGTAGGAGATCGCGAACAGCCATCCCGCGAACCGCACCTGCACGTAGCGCGCGATCAGCTCGACCATGCCGAGCGCGAGCCATACCGGCCCGATCAGCGCGGCGCCGAGCTCCATGACCCGGAACAGCGGGCCGTTGAACCCCATCATGAAGCCGAGGGCCATGCACAGCAGCGCGAGCGTCAGCCCGACCTGGGTGAAGGACCACGCGATGAGGTAGAGCAGCCGGTCCTTGTAGGCGCGCTGAACCAGCAACCCGGTGGCGGCCAGGGCGCCAAGGGTCGCCAGAAGCGCGAGAAGAGCGGAGACCATCGCGCCTAATGGTGCCCGATGCCGCGAGCGGACGGGTAACCGCGCCGCTGAAGACCGGGAAAGACCCCATGAAACCGGCCATTGCTTCCCGTACCTTCCGGTATCTAGAGTGGCAGATCACGCCGGAGGTCGCGTACGCCCCGAGGAGAACTGCATGAGCAGCTTGTCCCTCGATGCCGGGGTCATCCCGCTTCCTCGGCGTTCCCGGCGGGCCGAGCCCGGATCCGACCGGGCCGAGGTCCTGAAGGCGCTGGTCCTGCGCGCCCGGGACGGCGACGCAGACGCGTTCGGCTCCCTCTACGACCACTACGTCGAACTCGTCTACCGGTACATCTACTACCGGGTCGGAACGCACTCCCTCAGCGAGGACCTGACGAGCGAGACGTTCCTGCGCGCCCTCCGCCGCATCTGCGACTTCCACTGGCAGGGCAAGGACTTCGGCGCCTGGCTGGTGACGATCGCCCGCAACCTCGTCGCCGACCACTTCAAGTCCGGCCGCTACCGGCTGGAGGTCTGCACGGCCGAGCTGATCGAGCCGGACCGCCACCACGAGGGGCCGGAGCGGACCGTCCTGGACGCGCTGACCAACCGGACGCTGCTGCTCGCCGTCCGGCGGCTCGGATCCGAGCAGCAGGAGTGCGTCGTCCTGCGGTTCCTGCACGGCCTGTCGGTCGCCGAGACCGCGCTGGTCATGGGCAAGAAGCCGGGCGCCATCAAGGCGCTGCAGTACCGCGCCGTCCGCTCCCTCGCCCGCATGCTCCCGGACGACCTGCGCCGCTGACGCACCCCCGGCGCGCGGGGTGGGCCGTAACCCGGCCCACCCGCCGATCGTTTCTCCGGTCAGAGGCGCACGCGCGCCCGGCACACCGCAAGGGAGCGGCCGATGAGAACCGGGCTGTGAAGACGAGACGGGGAAGCACCATCGAGCAGGGGAACGTGCTCGCCCGGCTGCGGGCGGGCGGGGGGACGGGGCCGGATCCGCGGTTCCGCGAAGTGCTGCGTGAACGGCTGGTGGCGGCCGCGGGCGACCGGGATGAAGACTGCCGCAACCGCCGCCGGGAGGAGGGCCGCGGGGAGGCGGTTGACTAGGCTTCGCCTCATGCGGCGATTCTGGCAACGCGACGTGGACCACAAGAGCGCCGGGGAGGCCGCCGCCGCGGCAGCGGCCCCGCCCGGTCCGCTGCCCGTGCCCGACCCCGCCGCCGCGGCGTTCTTCGACGTCGACAACACGATGATGCGCGGCGCGTCCATCTACTACTTCGCGCGCGGGCTCGCCGCCCGCAAGCTGTTCACCATGCGCGACCTCGCGATGTTCGCGTTCGGGCAGGCCGCGTTCCGGCTGCGCGGCAGCGAGAACTCCGAGCACATCGGCAGCGCGAAGGAGGCCGCGCTCGCCTTCGTCGCCGGGCAGCGGGTCGACAGGATCGTCCGGCTCAGCGAGGAGATCTACGACGAGGTGATGGCCGACCGCATCTGGCACGGCACCCGCACCCTCGCCCTCCAGCACCTGGACGCGGGCCAGCAGGTCTGGCTCGTCACCGCGACGCCAGTCGAGGTCGCCCGCACGATCGCGCACCGCCTCGGCCTCACCGGCGCGCTCGGCACCGTCGCCGAGACCCGCGAGGGCGTCTACACCGGCCGGCTCGTCGGCAACCTCCTGCACGGCCCGGCCAAGTCCGAGGCCGTCCGCGCGCTCGCCGCCCGCGAGGGCCTCGACCTCGCCCGCTGCTCCGCCTACAGCGACTCGATCAACGACCTGCCGATGCTGACCGCCGTCGGCCACCCGCACGCCGTCAACCCCGACGCCGAACTGCGCGCCCACGCCCGCGACCACGGCTGGCCGATCCACGACTTCCGCACCGGCCGCAAGGTGACGATGATCGCCCTCCCCGCCGCCGCGGGCGCCGGCGCCCTGGCCGGCGGCGTCGCCGCCGGCGTGGCCCTCCGCCGCCACTACCGCACCTGACCCCCGGTCCCGGCGGAAGTCGAGATCTATCGCGTTTTCCGGGGACGTCCTACGCTGTCTTCGTGGAACTGACGTTGCTGTCGCGGGTCGCCTGTCGGGGACGGGACGTCACGAGTCCCCGGGTGCTGGGGCTGCTCGCGCTGCTGGCCGCCGAGGCGCGGGGCGGTGTGTCCGTTGCGCGGCTGGTCGAAGGGCTGTGGGCGGACGGTCGTCCAGAGAACCCGGCCAAGGCGCTCCAGGTCGTGGTGTCGCGCGCGCGGTCGCAACTGGGTGCGGACGTCATCGAGAGCACGCCCGCCGGGTACCGGCTGGGGCTGGACGAATCCGAAGTGGACGCGACCGCCGTGCTGCTCGCCGCGGCGGCGAGCGCGCGTTCCGCGCGGGAGGGCGACCATGCGGCGGCGCTCGCGCACGCCGAGCAAGGGCTCGCACTGTGGGACGGGCCGCCGAAGCCGGACGAAGGAGGCGACCCCCTCTCCGTGCTGCGCGCGGAACGGGCCCCGTCCTACGGGACGCTGCGCCGTGCGCGCGCGCTGGCGCTGGCCCGGCTCGGGCGGCATCAGGAGGGCTTCGACGCGCTGCGCGTTGTCGCGGGCGAGCATCCGCGCGACGAGGAGGTCCTCGCCGAACTGCTGCGGTGCGAGGCCGCGACGGCGGGGCCGTCCGCCGCGCTGGCCCGCTACGAGACCTACCGGCGGTCGCTGCGCGACTCGCTCGGGACCGATCCGGGCGCGGCTCTGCAGGGCGTCCAGGAGGAACTGCTGCGGGACGAGGTCCCGGTGGTCCGGCGCGGTGTCGCGCACGAGCCGAACGCGCTGCTCGGACGCGACGGCGACCTCGCCGCCGTCCTGGAGCTGCTGCGCACGTCCCGCGTCACCTCGGTCGTCGGCACGGGCGGGCTCGGCAAGACGCGGCTGGCGAACGCGGTGGCGCGGGACGCGCCGCAGCGCACGGTGCACGTCGTCACGCTCGCCGGCGTCGCGCGGGACGGGGACGTGGAGGGCGAGGTCGCGTCGGTGCTCGGCGTGGGCGAGACCCGGCGGGCGCCGCGCCGCCCCGGCGGGACGCTCCCCGGGATCGTGGACGCGCTCGGCCCCGGCCCGGTCCTGCTCGTCCTGGACAACTGCGAGCACGTCGTCGACGGCGTCGCCGGCCTGGTCGGCGCGCTGGTGTCGATGACGCGGGACGTGCGGGTGCTGGCCACGAGCCGCGCGCCGCTCGGCCTGTCGTCGGAGTCGGTGTACCCGCTGCCCGCGCTCGACCTGGACGCGGCGGCCGAGCTGTTCCGGCAGCGGGCCTCGGCGGCGCGCCCCGGCGTGGGCCTGCCGTCCGGCACGGTCGAGGAGCTGTGCCGGCACCTGGACGGGCTGCCGCTCGCGGTGGAGCTGGCGGCGGCGCGCGTCCGGGTCATGTCGGTGCCGGAGATCGCGCGCGGGCTGGACGACCGGTTCGCGCTGCTGCGCGGCAACGCCCGCGACGCGCCGTCCCGGCACCGGACGATGCACGCCGTCGTCGACTGGAGCTGGACCCTGCTGTCGCCGTCCCGGCGGGCCGCGATGCGGGCGCTGTCGATCTTCTCCGGCGGCTTCACCCTGGACGCGGCCCGCCATCTGCTGGACGGCGACGCGCTGGACGTCCTGGAGGACCTCGTCGGCCAGTCCCTGCTCGCCGCGGCCGAGGACCGCACGGGCACGCGGTTCCTGATGCTGGAGAGCGTCCGCGAGTTCAGCGCGTCCCACCGCGAGGCCGAAGGGGAGACCGAGCGCGCGGTCGACGGGCTGCTCGCCTGGGCGCGCGAGTTCGGCGCGGCGCACCACGAGGCGCTGTTCGGGCCCGACCCCGTCGCGCCGCTGGACCGCGTCCGCGCCGAGCAGGACAACCTCCTCCAGGCGCTCCGGCACGGGCTCGCCCGGCGGGACGGCCCCGCGGTCGCGGCGGCCACGGCGGTGCTCGGCGGCCTGTGGACGCTGGAGTCCGCCTTCACCCGGATGATCACGGTGGTGGAGGAGACCTCTGGCGTGCTGAGCCGGTTCCGGCCCGGCCCGGCGAACGTCGGCGTCACCCGGACGGCGCTGGCGCTGAGCGTCCTCACCACGGTCATGCTGAAGGGGC
It encodes:
- a CDS encoding putative quinol monooxygenase; this translates as MVSALLALLATLGALAATGLLVQRAYKDRLLYLIAWSFTQVGLTLALLCMALGFMMGFNGPLFRVMELGAALIGPVWLALGMVELIARYVQVRFAGWLFAISYTVVAIVILILDPLKGSLSKSLPKPGSTYDALPLLLVDGAHVVAVVSLVACTGVTAWLASKQDQEAAELLIPVALVALAGVLVVSGTRGFLPAPLAVIALGAAVGLVWYGAMRTIPVYDEDGDYDDYEGYDDQDGYQPATGYEEQPYAAKAEPVPAPTPSPEPRRGELRFPEPSVEELRFPDNPAGPTAVDGLGGPAGLPGLPGAPAPAAGGELANACGQITVYTLLDGREEAFDRLAADLVKAALAAEPDTVIFACHEVVGGPTQRIFYQLFRDEAAFAAHRGQAHLRRFLADSRTHVLATNVIELKLGPAKVPLPAPGVPGR
- a CDS encoding sigma-70 family RNA polymerase sigma factor — translated: MSSLSLDAGVIPLPRRSRRAEPGSDRAEVLKALVLRARDGDADAFGSLYDHYVELVYRYIYYRVGTHSLSEDLTSETFLRALRRICDFHWQGKDFGAWLVTIARNLVADHFKSGRYRLEVCTAELIEPDRHHEGPERTVLDALTNRTLLLAVRRLGSEQQECVVLRFLHGLSVAETALVMGKKPGAIKALQYRAVRSLARMLPDDLRR
- a CDS encoding HAD family phosphatase, with amino-acid sequence MRRFWQRDVDHKSAGEAAAAAAAPPGPLPVPDPAAAAFFDVDNTMMRGASIYYFARGLAARKLFTMRDLAMFAFGQAAFRLRGSENSEHIGSAKEAALAFVAGQRVDRIVRLSEEIYDEVMADRIWHGTRTLALQHLDAGQQVWLVTATPVEVARTIAHRLGLTGALGTVAETREGVYTGRLVGNLLHGPAKSEAVRALAAREGLDLARCSAYSDSINDLPMLTAVGHPHAVNPDAELRAHARDHGWPIHDFRTGRKVTMIALPAAAGAGALAGGVAAGVALRRHYRT
- a CDS encoding BTAD domain-containing putative transcriptional regulator, with the protein product MELTLLSRVACRGRDVTSPRVLGLLALLAAEARGGVSVARLVEGLWADGRPENPAKALQVVVSRARSQLGADVIESTPAGYRLGLDESEVDATAVLLAAAASARSAREGDHAAALAHAEQGLALWDGPPKPDEGGDPLSVLRAERAPSYGTLRRARALALARLGRHQEGFDALRVVAGEHPRDEEVLAELLRCEAATAGPSAALARYETYRRSLRDSLGTDPGAALQGVQEELLRDEVPVVRRGVAHEPNALLGRDGDLAAVLELLRTSRVTSVVGTGGLGKTRLANAVARDAPQRTVHVVTLAGVARDGDVEGEVASVLGVGETRRAPRRPGGTLPGIVDALGPGPVLLVLDNCEHVVDGVAGLVGALVSMTRDVRVLATSRAPLGLSSESVYPLPALDLDAAAELFRQRASAARPGVGLPSGTVEELCRHLDGLPLAVELAAARVRVMSVPEIARGLDDRFALLRGNARDAPSRHRTMHAVVDWSWTLLSPSRRAAMRALSIFSGGFTLDAARHLLDGDALDVLEDLVGQSLLAAAEDRTGTRFLMLESVREFSASHREAEGETERAVDGLLAWAREFGAAHHEALFGPDPVAPLDRVRAEQDNLLQALRHGLARRDGPAVAAATAVLGGLWTLESAFTRMITVVEETSGVLSRFRPGPANVGVTRTALALSVLTTVMLKGPRVTRALIALRRLPPAPPDGLVRALAVLVASAPEILGSDCAALDRMRDGGQPLLAALADCVTGYMREHEGDLAGALAATEAMAEVAETAPSPWLRLIAHSRLSELLMQVDRPRDAAHHLQVSLDFLGCYGWPDMFGLLWSLAAVHMHLGRLDDAERLLEQSIAEGPYDSPGMPTFSLGARAEIAFGRGDTETGLRLWREAAACLADEDIPGPAAGLDPWTVDTHCVAVIAHARRGRLDLVQDLADGLPGKLAALLNEAAPQLPASVMGLPICGELLLALALTDEDRTRAARRIALAERMHFSRIFQPTMSPAAARRTALDADEPAYRAAVAEYAGLSREGLWDAARALATEAPSG